The region ACGATCCCGCAAAGCAGGATGAATTGTTGTCAAAGTATTGGCGGTTGCAAGAAAAAAAACTTTTGAAAGGTCATACTCAATTTCCAGGTAATTATCATAAAAATTGGTATTCTGTTCAGGATCAAGAATTTCAAGAAGAGCTGCTTGAGGATCACCTTGCACGTTCATGCCTGCCACTTTGTCAATCTCATCTAGCACGAACAACGGATTGGAAGATTTGGCTTTACGTATGCCTTGTATGATTCGGCCAGGCATAGCACCAATGTACGTTTTTCGATGACCCCTAAGCTCAGCTTCATCCCGTAAACCTCCCAATGACATTCTTACATATTTTCTTCCCAAGGCTCGAGCAATGGATTTGCCCAATGATGTTTTACCTACTCCAGGAGGTCCTACTAAACATAAAATAGGAGATTTAAGTTCCTTTTTGAGTTTCAAGACAGCCAAAAATTCAATAATACGTTCTTTAACTTTTTCCAAGCCAAAATGATCCTCATCCAAAATTTTTCTTGCATGAATTATGTCGAAATTGTCTTCAGTATACTCGTTCCAAGGCAAATCAACTAGAAAATCTAGATAGTTTAGCTGGATGCTGAATTCAGCTGCCATAGGATTCATCCTGCGAAGTTTTGCCAATTCTTTTTCAAAAGCTTCCTTAACTCGATCGTCCCATTTTTTCTGGGCAGCCTTTTTCTCAATTTCCTGTATTTCTTGTTCATGGGGAGCACCACCTAGTTCTTCCTGAATAGCTTTTAGTTGCACATTTAAAAAATAGTCTCTTTGCTGTTTATCGATGTCACTTTTAACTTTTTCATGAATTTTTTCTTTGATCAGAATAAATTGATAATCTTTTTCAAGGTATTTAAGTATTTCAGTAGCAAGAGCTTCATAATCATCAATTTCTAGCAATTTTTGCTTCTCTACATGTGAAATCTTTAAGTTGGAAGCAATCACATTCAATAAAAAAACCGGATTATCAATTTTTTGTATTGAAGTATAAACGGATTGATCGCGTCCTTCGGGATCATGCTGTGCAATGTTTTGAATCGTTTCTTTAATGCTAGTTATGAGAATTTGAAAGTTAATATCATCAAGAATTTTATAATTAATTTCTCTATCCAAAGTTTCGATACGAGCCTTGTAAAAAGGTTCTTCTTGAACAACGGAAAGAATGCGGAATCGGTTTTTTCCTTGTACAATAGCAGTAACGGTATTGTCAGGCATTTTGAGGATCTTGAGCACATCTGCCAAAGTGCCAACTGAAAAAATGTCAGAAGGAGTAGGATTATCTATGTTAGCATCTACTTGCGCTACAATCCCAATAATGGTTTTAGTTTGCTCAACAGTTCGAATGAGTTCAAGCGATTTACGTCTGCCAATCGTAATGGGCATAATAATGCCAGGGAAAAGTACAGTATTACGTAGGATCATAATGGGCACTTCGTCATCCACTGATTCTTCCAATAAATTCAAATTCTCTTGAGTAGTGGTCAAAGAAATGAAATCTTCATTCACAGGATCATGAGTCTGTAAATCAAATAAATCGAAATCTTTCTTCATAGAACAGTACTTAAACTTGCTTTTTACTTTCAATTAAAATGCCAGAAACTATTTTCTCTCGTTTCTCTCTAGATCGAAAATATGAGTTAGCACTTTTTTTTCCGTTTCAGAAAGACTAAGACCTCGCCGTTCTTTCATACGTTCTATACTAAGAAAGGCTTTCTCCAACTGATACACAATATATTTACCCGGCTCACCCCAAGTAAAAGAAGGAATAAAATTTTTATGAAATCCACTTCCATATAAATTGCAACTCACACCAATGACAGTTCCTGTGTTAAACATCGTATTGATAGAACATTTGGTATGATCTCCCATGATAAGTCCGCAAAATTGTAAACCGGTTCGTATAAAAGATTTTTCAACATAACTCCATAGTTTTACTTCGTCGTACGTATTTTTTAGATTGCTATTATTGCTATCTGCCCCAATATTACACCATTCACCAATCACAGCATTACCAATAAAACCATCGTGTGCTTTGTTGGAAAATCCCAAAAATACACTATTATTTACTTCTCCACCAACTTTGCAATATGGGCCAAGTGAGGTTGGACCGTAAATTTTTGCTCCCATTTTAAGAACTCCATGCTCGCCCAAAGCAAAAGGTCCACGAATGGAGCAATTTTCCATAACTTCAGCATCTTTACCAATATAAATCGGTCCCGTTGAAGCATTTAAAATGGAAAACTCTACCCGTGCTCCCTCTTCTATAAAAATGTTTTTCTCATTCAAACTTTTATTTCCTGCTGAAAGATGAGCAGATGTCCTGCCACGAGTTATTAGATTAAAATCAAAACGAATCCCAACATCAGCTTTCGAAAAAATATCCCAAGAATAATTAATTTTATCAGCCCGTGTAATATTTTTTTTTGAAAATTTTGGTATAAACGGTTGAGGGTCAAAATAATCATTAAAATTTAAATTTATTTTTCCTAGTTCTTGGACAAAGGCAATCAAGTTTTGATTTTCATCTAAAAGCACATCATCGTGCCCAAGTTGTACGATTTTTTCTGCCAGTTGAATATCAGGAAGGTAAGACCCGTTCACTAAAATACAATCGCCATGCTCCATGGAAATTGGATATAACTCTCGCAAATATATAGGCGATAAAACCTCAATAGTAATATTGGGCAAAATTTTACACCAACGTTCATAAATAGTT is a window of Bacteroidales bacterium DNA encoding:
- the lon gene encoding endopeptidase La; translation: MKKDFDLFDLQTHDPVNEDFISLTTTQENLNLLEESVDDEVPIMILRNTVLFPGIIMPITIGRRKSLELIRTVEQTKTIIGIVAQVDANIDNPTPSDIFSVGTLADVLKILKMPDNTVTAIVQGKNRFRILSVVQEEPFYKARIETLDREINYKILDDINFQILITSIKETIQNIAQHDPEGRDQSVYTSIQKIDNPVFLLNVIASNLKISHVEKQKLLEIDDYEALATEILKYLEKDYQFILIKEKIHEKVKSDIDKQQRDYFLNVQLKAIQEELGGAPHEQEIQEIEKKAAQKKWDDRVKEAFEKELAKLRRMNPMAAEFSIQLNYLDFLVDLPWNEYTEDNFDIIHARKILDEDHFGLEKVKERIIEFLAVLKLKKELKSPILCLVGPPGVGKTSLGKSIARALGRKYVRMSLGGLRDEAELRGHRKTYIGAMPGRIIQGIRKAKSSNPLFVLDEIDKVAGMNVQGDPQAALLEILDPEQNTNFYDNYLEIEYDLSKVFFLATANTLTTIHPALRDRMEIIELSGYTQEEKVQIAMRHLVPKQLIENGMENSGLKFTPTVISRIICDYTRESGVRMLERNIAKIIRGYAARYVQGEKMGTIKVKDIPVFLGIPIFQKEKALKKPMVGLATGLAWTIYGGEILFIESSLSKGKGNITMTGNLGDVMKESVTLAYEYIKANAAELGISEDDFEKYNVHVHIPEGATPKDGPSAGITIFTSLVSLFKNIPVRTDVAMTGEITLRGKVLPVGGIKEKILAAKRAGIKHIILSSENRANVEEIEKHYLEGLIFHYVDEMYEVLPHVLVKK
- a CDS encoding GlmU family protein produces the protein MQTRIVLFDGKERLHLLPLTFTRPVSFLRVGILTIYERWCKILPNITIEVLSPIYLRELYPISMEHGDCILVNGSYLPDIQLAEKIVQLGHDDVLLDENQNLIAFVQELGKINLNFNDYFDPQPFIPKFSKKNITRADKINYSWDIFSKADVGIRFDFNLITRGRTSAHLSAGNKSLNEKNIFIEEGARVEFSILNASTGPIYIGKDAEVMENCSIRGPFALGEHGVLKMGAKIYGPTSLGPYCKVGGEVNNSVFLGFSNKAHDGFIGNAVIGEWCNIGADSNNSNLKNTYDEVKLWSYVEKSFIRTGLQFCGLIMGDHTKCSINTMFNTGTVIGVSCNLYGSGFHKNFIPSFTWGEPGKYIVYQLEKAFLSIERMKERRGLSLSETEKKVLTHIFDLERNERK